From the genome of Bacillus sp. 2205SS5-2:
ATGTGATCTATCAAGTACAAGGAGGAAACTATTCTTTTGAAGCAGTGCAAAAAGGGAATGTTTTTTATAACAGAGCAAGAAGTGTGGAAAAAAGATTAGCCAAACAAACTTTAGACTATTGGAGGAATCATCCATCCAAATATGCTCTATGGTATTTTAATCCATATGCTGAATGCCCACCAACATGGTATGATCAACCATTCACAGGGCAATATAAACAACATTGCTATTATGAACCAAAGGCTAATACTTGCGAAGGTGCTTATAGATGGTAGAAAAACCCTCACATATTGTGGGGGTTTTTTGCTCGTTACACCTATTTGAAAGTAACTTTTCTTGTACGACGCGGTCTTATGCTTGTCACGGGTTACGGAAGTTGGGTCCGTTTCTTATCCGCTGATTTTCCTCATTAGGAGTTCGATAGGTCCTCGTTTATAGCGCTTCCTCCAAAGCACAGATAGAGCAATGGCCAACAAAAAGAAGACGAAAGAGCAGAGAACAGCAAACCAAAGTGAAGAATCTGTTACTAATTGAAACATGAATAATAGAACTAAAAACAGAAAGTGACCGACATAATGAGTAAGCGCCAATTGACCGGTGTAAATCAAGGACAAAGTGACAAAGGAGTCTTTAAATTTTTCAGTGAAATAAATGCAGATCAAGATGACGATCACTGCGGTGCTAGAACTTGATACCATATAGAATACATTAGGGGGCATCGGTTTTGTTCCGAATAAATAGCTCGCAATCTCCAGTCCTAAGCTTGAACGGGAAATTTGAATGAAAACAAAGGAAATAATTTCTAAAATCACTGCCGTCACTACAGCAGTAACCAGTATCTTTTTTCGTACGACTTTAGAGTTAAAATCAAATCTCCCTAACCACATTCCGAAAAGGAAAAAACAAATCCACGGGAAAATGGGGTGATAGCCATTTAATAGTAAATTACGGAGAAATCCGTCTAGCGTCCAAAAGGTATCATAGCTCGTAAAATCGGAATTCCAACCTGTTTGATAATTGAAGACAAGTAAGAAAACCTGAGATAGAAGTAAAATAGCTATGGTAGAAAATAAAAGAAGTTTATCTGAAGCCACAATAAAGAAAGAAGCAATAAACATATAAAACGCATAATAATGGAGAATATCTGCATCCCACTCGAGCAGAAACAAGCTTAACCCAAGCACGAATAAAAACAAGGAACGTTTCCAAATCAATAGTCTTAATTCTCTCGTTACAGTATGATTTTGTTCCACTCGTGCTTTTTTTGTCATCAATGACATCCCGATACCGGCTACAATCACAAAGATCGAAGATGCTCTTCCTTCCAATAAACTTGTAAGAAAGACAAGCCAATCGGATCCATTAATTACAGCATTGATGGCAATTTTGTAGTTTACAATCACCATTCCAAAAATAGCTAAAGCACGAGCGGTATCAAATCCAGTTATTCTATTACTTGCTGTGTTCATGTTACTCCCCCTTAATAATGCTTGTAACGGCCATCTCCCAAATGTCCTCTGCATTAAATTGAAATTCTTTCTCAGCATACTTATCTAATCCATCCACGATAATAGTTAAAAATTGGGCACTAGTTTGAACGCTAGTACTCATGAGCAATCCATAAGAATCAGCGACTTCAAGAAGAGAAATAAATCCATTGAGAAAACCGGCTAATGTCTCTTTTAGTCCTTCACCGTATTGTGTTTCTCTTGTACTCAGAAGGTGGTATTCACTCATTATGTTGGAATAATGCGGATCTTGGGCTTGTTGCTCAATCATTTTGTGACCATCTGCAATCAATTTTCCCTTGAAATTTTTGACCGTGTACTCTTCCTGTTGAAAAAACTTGGAAAAATGAATTTGTTTCACGAGGTACTGAAAAAGTGTGTGAATTAAGGCGTTTTTAGAAGGAAAGTAATAGTAAATGGCAGGCTTGGTAATGCCTACTTCCTTGGCAATTAAGGACATACTCGTTTTTTCAAAGCCGTTCTCAGCAAAGAGACGATAGGCAGTATCCAGTATTTTAGTGTATTTATCAGACATGCGATAGTCCCTTTCCTATTTTTTTACCGACCGGTAAGTAAATTTTATAAAAATTCAATTTATATGTCAACCCCAAACGAATCAATTCAAGATTTTTGGCCGGTATTCTTGGCTATGACCGTAATAACAGAAGATGTTCCAATACCTATTTACTTCACAAAAAAATCCCTCCGCTTGGTTAGCGAAGGAACTGTTTTTATGTTTTTTCAAAAGATACTCCTAGTGGGTGAACAAGCTTATTTAACTTTGAATTTAGTATATAATAAAGCGAAAACCCAAGATACCCAATTGCTGCCAGCAATAAAATCAATGTACTAGAAGTCCATTCGGCCAGTAGACCACCCAAAAGATAACCAAGTGGACTTAGTGACCCAAGAAGCGAGGACAGAAAGGAAAAGCCACTTCCAATATGTTCTTCAGGTAGGTTGACTTGAATAAGTGTTTGGACAAATATACTGAGTACGCCCACACCTACCCAGGCCAAGCCAAAAAAGGTCAGTCGAAGGATAAGATGCTCTATGTTGACAATCGAAAGAATCCAAAAAGCCCCTGAAAAGAAGGACGCTAAGGGGAATACACGATTTAATGGGAATCTCTCCACTTTACTAGACAGGACGGTCCCAACTAGCACCCCAATTGACATGGACGTAAGCCAGAAACCAAATTCAGCAGAACTTGAGGAAATCACAGGTAGCATCGCAAGGCTCATCGTCGCCATCACATTGATACCAATGATTCCAAATAGGAGTTGCAGAAGTTTTTTTCGTTCTTTCACGACGGAAAGTCCTTGTATAAAATCTTCTTTATACTGACGCCAAAAGCCCACCGTAGATTCACTAGCTTTTTTAGGGGACTTTGGCTCCTGTAAGTACAACAGAAACAGGATAGCGATGGCAAATAATATGAAGCTATTTGCCAGGTAAATCACACCTAATCCAACAAAAACAATCAGAACACCTGAAATAGCATCGCAAAGAAGATCAAGTGTTTGATAGGAGAAGGAGAAGATGCTGTTAACTTTGGTTAACTTTTCTCTTGGAGTGATTTGTTGAATAAGCGCACTTTCGGTTGGATAGGTCGATTCAGACAGCGATAGTGCGAAAAACATTAACAGAAATAACAGTGGCAACCAAAGCAGGTCTGAAAAATACAAGAGAGCAATAATACTCACAATGACCGCTTGTCCCGTCATGGCAATCGTAAGAATCTTTCGTTTTGAATACCGATCAATTAGGGGTCCATATAAAAATTGAAGGGTTACAGGTAAAATCGCAACGGCACTCGTTAGACCAATCAGAAATGGTGAATGAGTGACCGTTTTTACATACCAAATGGTTGCAATCATATAAAAACTGTCAGCAAAATTGGTCAGTATCCGTCCAATTAATAAAGTAAGTAAAGATCTATTCATTCTTCTCTTCCTCTCTATTTTAGCAATCAAATCTGTTAGCTAATAAGAGAGGAGGGCCACGAATAGAAAGAGTCTAATGATCAAAAGGATTTAAAAATATCAACGGAATCATTCTAGTCTCTCCTTCTAGTAATCTAGTATAATGGTAATTATTTCATGAATTTCCTTTCAAATCAAACAATTTTACGCTAGAGTTAACTCTTATTGGAGATAATAGTAAGGAAGGATATATATGAAAGTAATCGATAAACTTTATGATAGAATCTCATTTGTTCGAAACGCAATCCATATCGAGGAAATTCAAAAAGGTTATTCAAAGGATCAGAAGTTTCGCCTTATTACGAAAGAAGGAGAAAATTACTTATTGCGAATAGGTTCATTGGAAACGTATGAACGAAAGCAAAAAGAGTTTTCCATCCTCCAAGACTTGCAAACCTACGGAGTTAAGGCTCCGATTCCAGTTGATTACGGCAGCCTCCAAGATCAAAATCTAGGCTATAGTCTGTATACCTTTATAGGCGGAGTAGAAGCAAAGGATAAGATTCAAGAACTTACGCTGAAAGAACAATATTTTTGCGGAGTAGAGGCAGGGATAGATTTAGCGAAGCTTCATCAATATGATCCTCCTCATTTGGTAAGTTCATGGTATGAACGTACGATGAACAAGCATTATCGCTATCTCGAACGCTATAAAACATGTGGAATCAAAATCAATGGAGATGAAAAAATTTTCGAATTTATAGAACAGCAAAAACATCACCTGAAGAGTCGCCCAAACAGACTACAGCATGATGATTTCCAATTAGGTAACTTAATCGTTCAAGATCGAAAATATGCAGGGGTAATCGATTTTAATAATTTCGATTGGGGAGACCCATTCCATGATTTTTATAAATTGGCTTTGTTTAGTAGCGAGAGAAGTGTGTCTTTTTCCATTGGACAAATTCAGGGATATTTTCAAGAAGATATACCGGATAATTTCTGGAGACTATATTCCATTTATGTTGCGATGAGTCAATTTTCCTCTATCGTTTGGGTTTTGAACAATGCTCCTGACGAAACAGAGGAAATGATTGTACGATTAGCGAGAGTAAGAGCTGATCATGAGAATTTTGGGAAACTGAAGCCAGCATGGTTTCAAGAGAATCATTCACTTGAAAAAGGCTGGAATGAGAATAAACAGCAAGGATAGTTTCATAAAATCATGAAAAAAAGGGGGGAATCTAGATGAAAGATTTATTTTATTATAATTGGCAAATTAGACAAGATTGGTTTGGATGGTGTGCGGATGTTTCGTTTGAAGAGTTAAGAAAAGAGAGGATAGGGGGAATGGGTAGTTTCTTACATAACCTATTTCATGTGATCGATTGTGAACAAATTTGGATCAATCGAATGAATGATTCCAGTATCCTTCAAGTCGATGAAAAAGACCTTTCAACACTCCAAGAGGTTATAAATTATTCCGATAACACCCAAAAACTATCGAAGGAATTTTTCCGGAATTGGTCAGAGGATTTCGGAAA
Proteins encoded in this window:
- a CDS encoding DinB family protein → MKDLFYYNWQIRQDWFGWCADVSFEELRKERIGGMGSFLHNLFHVIDCEQIWINRMNDSSILQVDEKDLSTLQEVINYSDNTQKLSKEFFRNWSEDFGKAKLNITRRSGEELTLSYEQIIKHIATHEVHHIGQLSIWAREMGVKPVSSDLIFRKLK
- a CDS encoding cell wall hydrolase; translated protein: MPRVKYTDSDVSLMARMMRAEAEGEGRQGMLMVGNVIVNRLKANCGDFKALRSIPHVIYQVQGGNYSFEAVQKGNVFYNRARSVEKRLAKQTLDYWRNHPSKYALWYFNPYAECPPTWYDQPFTGQYKQHCYYEPKANTCEGAYRW
- a CDS encoding aminoglycoside phosphotransferase family protein, with translation MKVIDKLYDRISFVRNAIHIEEIQKGYSKDQKFRLITKEGENYLLRIGSLETYERKQKEFSILQDLQTYGVKAPIPVDYGSLQDQNLGYSLYTFIGGVEAKDKIQELTLKEQYFCGVEAGIDLAKLHQYDPPHLVSSWYERTMNKHYRYLERYKTCGIKINGDEKIFEFIEQQKHHLKSRPNRLQHDDFQLGNLIVQDRKYAGVIDFNNFDWGDPFHDFYKLALFSSERSVSFSIGQIQGYFQEDIPDNFWRLYSIYVAMSQFSSIVWVLNNAPDETEEMIVRLARVRADHENFGKLKPAWFQENHSLEKGWNENKQQG
- a CDS encoding TetR/AcrR family transcriptional regulator, translating into MSDKYTKILDTAYRLFAENGFEKTSMSLIAKEVGITKPAIYYYFPSKNALIHTLFQYLVKQIHFSKFFQQEEYTVKNFKGKLIADGHKMIEQQAQDPHYSNIMSEYHLLSTRETQYGEGLKETLAGFLNGFISLLEVADSYGLLMSTSVQTSAQFLTIIVDGLDKYAEKEFQFNAEDIWEMAVTSIIKGE
- a CDS encoding DUF418 domain-containing protein, coding for MNTASNRITGFDTARALAIFGMVIVNYKIAINAVINGSDWLVFLTSLLEGRASSIFVIVAGIGMSLMTKKARVEQNHTVTRELRLLIWKRSLFLFVLGLSLFLLEWDADILHYYAFYMFIASFFIVASDKLLLFSTIAILLLSQVFLLVFNYQTGWNSDFTSYDTFWTLDGFLRNLLLNGYHPIFPWICFFLFGMWLGRFDFNSKVVRKKILVTAVVTAVILEIISFVFIQISRSSLGLEIASYLFGTKPMPPNVFYMVSSSSTAVIVILICIYFTEKFKDSFVTLSLIYTGQLALTHYVGHFLFLVLLFMFQLVTDSSLWFAVLCSFVFFLLAIALSVLWRKRYKRGPIELLMRKISG
- a CDS encoding MFS transporter; amino-acid sequence: MNRSLLTLLIGRILTNFADSFYMIATIWYVKTVTHSPFLIGLTSAVAILPVTLQFLYGPLIDRYSKRKILTIAMTGQAVIVSIIALLYFSDLLWLPLLFLLMFFALSLSESTYPTESALIQQITPREKLTKVNSIFSFSYQTLDLLCDAISGVLIVFVGLGVIYLANSFILFAIAILFLLYLQEPKSPKKASESTVGFWRQYKEDFIQGLSVVKERKKLLQLLFGIIGINVMATMSLAMLPVISSSSAEFGFWLTSMSIGVLVGTVLSSKVERFPLNRVFPLASFFSGAFWILSIVNIEHLILRLTFFGLAWVGVGVLSIFVQTLIQVNLPEEHIGSGFSFLSSLLGSLSPLGYLLGGLLAEWTSSTLILLLAAIGYLGFSLYYILNSKLNKLVHPLGVSFEKT